The DNA window ATCTGAAACAGAATAAAGACCTTCAAAGTTTTTGCAGAGATTTTTGTTAACGTGACTTATGGTAATATCTAtcactaatttaaaaaaaaataacactgaaCAAATGATGCACCTCTTAACATTTCTCTGAAGAAGAGTTCACCTCCATTTCCCATTTCTCTAGAAGATCTTGCAGGTTCAGATTAAAAACATCAATGCCTTTAGGGGACAGATGGACACCATCTGCCCGATACAGACCCGTGTTTGTGCCACACCTAATGTTGTCGTGGGTCAGTGAGGTGCCACCAAGCTCTGAGATGACGTTTTGGATCCTCCGATTCACTGTTGTCCGGACCAGATCTACTTCGTGGCTGTCAGCCGAGTGGCGCCACACCCGCCGAGGGAGGACGTTTGACCAAACAAGGACGCACTGTGGAAAGATGCTCCTCATTGAGGTCAAGTCCTTTTTCACAGAGGCCAGCAGGTTGGTGGGGCTATCAGTGCTCAGATCATTACCACCCAAGTGTATGATGAGGATGTCGGGGTTGGGCCAAGTGACCTTCAACTGGTGCAGCTGGGGAAGTAGCTGGGACCAAGTCATCCCCTGGGTGCCCTTCCACCAGATGGCCACCTTGCTGGGGTCCATGCCCAGCTGCATACCTACCTCCGGTGACTTGGCCCTTGACTCTGCCCAATACACCAGCGAATGACCACATATCCAAACATTCTTGGGTTCAGTGGTGATGGGCTTGCCTAGAAATTTTAAAAGAATACATTTATAAGTCACTAAGGCTTTAAAATCATTTGCACTTGGATATCCCAAACTATCTCTCACATTGGACCTCTAAAGCTAGGACTGCAGATTACTGTAGAGCTGGATTCACAAAAACCTTAGACTGGTCTTTAGACTTTGGCCTGCATTTGTTTACAGCCGTAAAAGATGGTCTATACTTTATCCAGTGTTTAAAATCTTTATAACATATAACATTATTAATAAAAACCAGCTGAACTTCACAAACTTGTATCATTTTATGGCAGTTAAGATTTAAGCCTGACGGTCGGTCTTTGTGAAACCAGAACccaatttttacatttgtacaaGTACCTTTAATACTTTGCACATACAAAAGCCCTCTGATGCAGTTTTATTTCCATCATATAATTTCTTACTGTTTGTGATGTAAAAAACTGCCTTATATTCCCCCATTAGCAACCTATTCATTGACGCTTTCTAGCTCACCATCTACATTATGTTATTTCAAAGTTATTGAAAAAGCACTAAATCTGGCTCTATAATTAATCACTTGTAGTATTAAGCCTACACGTATCAATGTAAGACCAAAAGAAAACCTGCCGAAGAAAGAAACCTGTCATAAGTGTTTTCCTTGTAATTAGGAATTTGTTCAGTTTAATTTGAGTAAGTTACCAGTAATTATGTATGAGTTAAGAAAATAGCATGCTATATATAAAAAGTAATCCAAAGATTCTGAGCCTGATCAATGCAATAAAGAATTCAATATGATTACCTACCTCCACTGGCAAGAAAAATTTAGCAATAATGCAATGTATAATCTGTCTTCATCACTTCAAACCCTTCTGAgtcactttaaaataaaaacacgttATGATAAAATACTATtaacattaaagaaaataactaaGTACCCTTTGATGAGTTTTAGCTTGTCTTTAAAATCGTCTCTCTCTAGCTAACTGCTGCGATTGAGTACATACCACATTTGTCAATGCAGGCGGTAAACGGAgatgacatgcaacaaaaatACCAACATGATTCCCAAACGATATGGAAACCCACATATTTACTTTCTTCAAATCATGTTACAATGACTCCACTAAATGAAATCACAATGCTTTGACTCACTTAACACTTTCTAcaaattcggtttcaaaaaagttaatctACTCTGCCTGAAGTTTCTAATTCTCTACAATTGAAGTCCAGTATTTCATAGAGAAAAAAAGCAATGGAATCAAGTCACTGAATAAATGTATCAAGAATGACAATGGATCTAAACCATTTCAATCAGTTTTGTAAAAATGGCATTTTGTTTCTTGAAACAAGTACAAATACTATGATCAAACCTTGTAAGGTTTATAGTGTAGTGAGCAGACCAGTGATTGTGTccaaatgattatttttaagGATACTAATTTGAATTTGTGATTGGCTCTTCCATCTCTGTTCCCTTACTCCATACTGGACCTCATTATCTccactttaaatttaaataatctAAGCTGGTTGTCTAGTTTTCCATCCCGTCATATTCACAGGTCCAACATGTGAAAAGAAGTTACCTGAGCAGCACGTTTAAAGGCAAAGGTGCGACTCGCTTTGTGATCACAATGGATTTAAATGCGAATAAGTGAGAGGAGTGACAGGTGGCCTAATATTGTCTGGGTGATATAACCGCAAAGTTCAGCATTCATGTTCGGAATGGCACTTTAATTGAATGACGGATGCAAAAATATGGATCCAAACCACTGCCTGGGTTATAGCCCTCAACCCTGTTGAAACGTCCAAAAACTGTTATCATAAACTGATataacattcaaacacataatGAAAGAACACATTGACCTCACAAAGAACCTTAGGTGTATAACAACATTGCAATGCTGAATTACTGGACCCATAGTCGAAGCTTATGAGTCCCACTTTCACCAACTACATTCAACACCACTGATTAACTTCTTAAGATGAGTATTTCTAAGAGTAGGAGACCTCTAAATGCTACCAAAAGCTTTCTATATAGGTCCCTGGCTTACACATTACTTTCACAGACTAAGGGATAAAGCTAGTTTGCACTTCAGTACCGCAAGGGGTGTGCTAATAGGTGTTAAGGTGAAAAGGCTTAAATATTCTGATGCAATATATTCATTGAGAGGGCTAAAACAGTCAATTTAGCCCATGCAAATTGCTTAACATTACTTTAAAGTGACAGTTAGATATGATCACTTAGATATTGGAAATTTGGCTTCAATATTTATGGTAGGTATGGAATTACTTACCGCGTTGATGACAGACTACCAACTATTTCTTGAAATCACTTGCGTTAAAACAGTTTCCTAAAAGCTGTGAAACGTTCCCTACATTAGCCTTCTGAGCTAACGTAGATTGTTTCACAAACTTAAAGGAAAGGGAGTTCATAGCCTAGAATACATAGTTAAGTTTATGAGGTTAAGACACTTACTTTAAATGCTAAACTGATAAAAGTATACAAATTACACATAGATGAGTTGCTTATACGCAGTCTAACGCAACCATGTACTTAATAATCATGAAATATAGTGTTATACGAGAATGAACCTgacatcacactcacacaggacaactataaaaaaaaaaagctatctATGTTAGCTTCCTAAGCTAACAATAGTTTCAGACTGAAAAGCAAACTAGACAGCAGCCCAGAATACAAATAACCAAGTTATATTACTTCACAGTTAAAACATTAAGAAAGTTTGTAATCTGATATGCTGTATGGTTGGTATACAGGTATGCTATAACTGATCTAAACTTTGAAAACGGAACAGTTTCAGCTGTTTCTTATGTCCATTAGATTAAAAAGAAGCATagtatgtttttcttattgCAGGTATTTAGCCTGACCGTTTACTGTCTTAGCGAAAGACTGATAGGTCACATCTGATAGTTTTGAACaactatataataataataatggtaaAAAGCTCTTCAAATGTGCTTTCACAGATTGGAAAGACAAGCTACCTTACGGAcaatttcaaataaaagtaCCTGGATGAAAAAGGAACTTAAAGGACCTCAGTGTTGTGGGAATGTCTCCAGAGAAGCCATCCTTACCTCATTTTCCAATTTATGACTCAAGGccaaaaacattgttttgacGACTCTTACCCTAACGTATATCATCTTGACGAAATGGACTcgaaataaaacactgaaggaCTGGAACTTGATTTGGACGCATAGCTGGACTACACTGTTTTCAtctaaaataaagtaaaactgCATTTTAACTTCTGGCAAAAATCTTCAGTGCCAGGCTAATTCACGATCGATTGCAGTCTTCTGGATCTTCTGttaaaacatcacctttctggATATCCACAGAACAAAGCAACACTCCACTTTGTTTAACAAGAAATCACGTTTCAGCAATATTGACTTACCCTCAGTGGTTTCATTTAGACTTGGCCCAAAGACTTATCACAGTCAACTATGTGTTATCTTGTATATAAGATGTGTAAACAAATTTTTTTCTagctaataaaaaaattaacattGGGAGAATTTGACATTTAAGCAACAAACAACCCACCTTAAATTGTAATACACTTGGATCGCAAAATCTTCTTATATCATTAAAAGGACCATAAAAGCACAGCTAGAAATTGTTAATGAAAAACTTCTCTAGCAGAATCAAAAAGTTCTAAAATAATTTTGGTATGGCCCTAACATTTGCTTGCTCCCAACAATATGCCCCTAGATGATCATATCTAGGcaattttaacaaaaaatgttgGACCCTGACTATCAAAGCCAAATGGTGGACTTAACTTTAAATTTCCTACTCCGTCCCAGACCAGACGTGTTCGTCAAAGACAGTCAGCatgaagctgcagaaaacatTATTTACCTGGCGTCGCAAgcatttttcatgcatttccCTTCTTTATAATAGCATCAAGTCATCTACATAGATTGTAGACATGATAGAGCATCTAACCAACTTAAATACAAATGAGTAGTACAAATAAAGTACTACATACAACCTATCTACCGAGTACATAGCGTTTACATTCAGGTGCAGGAATTGCATCTAGAGGTACCAGTACCAACTAAGTGACAACACTTTAATTTTCGATAGAATGAAATGGTTTGTGAGAAGTTGAACCAAGCAAAAACTAACCCTGCTTTagctgtatcactgtaacttcATTTCTAGCCATCTACTAGGGCTAGGTATTTCAACAtacaatgtttttaatcaagTACCAATACTGAAACTAGGGGGTGGGGAGGGAACTGGTGTATGTAACTTCCATACGATACCTAACTTTCTGAATGTGCAACTTGAAGAGTTAGATGCCAGATGTTACCATATGAAGAGGAAAACGATGTTACTTTGCAGAGATGAAAATGCAGTTGGCTTCTTTTCTTGATTGCTGAGATGAACCACTTGGCACAGCTAACTTGTGTGGGGGAAATACTTCTGATCTTTGTATATCAGCAATGCTTCTAACATGTTTATGTAACCTTAAAGACAGTTTTATGGCTCCACGTGAGGTTTGCCGCATACGTACGTGTGGCGCCTCTGTTACTTCGCAAGAGATTCCACTGTGGCTGACTGCAACTTCTAAATAACGCAACAATATGATTGTGCGACTGAAAACAAAGCTAATTCTACACAAACATTCTGGATTTCAAATTGATGATCACTACCTACCTTGTGAGAATCTACAGTAAGAGCGGCATAAATCTAGCTTAGTCCTAGACTCATCTTTATCTCAGGTCTTTACATGGTTTTTGCTAATCATCAGATAAAACAAAGCTggaatttattttcattatcttATTAACATTTCTACCTCATCTCAAGAGATGTGTAAAGGAACTATGCGTTTTTCACCATATCCTTGCTAATTGTGCTGAAGAACCAAATCTTCAGCTTAGTTTATAGCTTGTGATTATAATATGACATGCAGCTATAAAATGTAACCTAAGCTCTATTTAGACTGCCATTTTAAGGTACAATATTTACAACCTGTGATGGTTCTCCTACAATCTGAACGTCGCAGCGTAATGGGGAAGAAGTGATACCCCCTCATTGTCATTGCCGCTTTCGGAGGTAATAACAGGCGCGTTACAGGGGTGACACTGGATCGGCGCAGCCGGCGAGGAAGCgcaactctgtgtgtgtatccatgtctgactggtgtgtgtatgtggagctcccactATGTTGTGCTCTCTGGCACTCTGCAATGCTGTAAGGAAATATGAATTTAGACTGGGACACCAGTAGTATGCCGTTGCGGAATGTCTTAGGGCGTGATGACAGCTGAGCTCCGTTACAGCGCTGTTGCGGACTAGCACtattaaaagtgctttaaataGTCATTCACATCTCTGAAGAACTAGCAGGCCACGAACATAACCTTACTAATTGCTGAACACCGATCACTGTAATTTAAAGGTTGCTAGTTTAGATTAATGCAGGTTATTATACAAGCTTTATACCTGGGGAGATCAGTGTGCCATCcttgttcttctctctcctgCGGGCCAGCATCTCCTTGTGCTGCTGATCCCTCTTCTCAAGAATCCTCTGGTTATACATATCAAGCTGTAAAACAAAGATAGTTACCTTGTCAAGGCTTTGTCTAAAGTATCTTGAACAGGGAGATCTTAAATTCTTTCTAAAGTTTCTATACAACTAGAGCAGAATCTGAATAGGTTGCATGTATcagaaaatgtgaatgttttcaaTCACTGACAGAAGAGGCATATTCTTAACAAATCACTTTGTCGCAAGGATGGCTAGGTGTTTACAAGAAGCCATGGTCATTTCAAATCATTCTTTATTTCTATTCTGGAGTACATcagttcctgtttccttttttatttttcgtAATAAAATTCTAGTAACACAACTGCCTGCCATACCTTCTCCTTCTGCTTGTTCTTTATGTCATCATCAGTCTCTGCAGATGTCTGAGGACTGGAGGCTGATGGGGACTCTGTGGGTAAACTGAACTGGACTGATTTGATTGGTTTCGCCGGTGGCTGCAGAGCCAGAGATTTCACTGTCTCAATGACCTTCAGGCATCTGGCCACAGTTGTAGAGATCGTTGATTTTTCCTCACTTGCAGAACTGGATGTTATTGGTGTTGATGATGGTGAGGTTACTAAGGCAGTTGTTACAGGATGTGAAGCACTGGAGGAACTAAGGAGTGAAGCTGCAGGAGACTGGCTAATGTAAGAAGAGATACTATGACTTGAGAGTGTAGAGAAAGGATGTTGTACTGGAGGGTGATGGGGTTGAGGCCCAGGAGCAGGACCTGGAGGAGGCTGTCCAGGAGGTTGTCCAGGACGCCGTGGAGGAGGCCCAGGAGGCGGTCCAGGAGGAGGACCTGGAGGAGGCTGTCCAGGACGCCGTGGAGGAGGCCCAGGAGGCGGTCCAGGCGGAGGGCCTAGAGTAGGTTtatctgcagcaggaggagctaCAGTACCCATGCTGGGCGGTATGGGGCTCTGTGCTGGGGGATTTGGGGAAGTAACTCTAATGGACCAGTTGACTGGTGGGGGAGGCCCTGGGGGAGGTTTCACTTGAGGACTGTCAATGGGTGTGCTTCCCATGGTCTTGGTAAGACTCTGCATCTGTTGTGCCTTTTTCAATGCCCCCAACTCCTGCTGGTCCAAAAATCCTTCATACTCTGAATAGGCTTTATGTCTGCTGAGTGGCTCCAAACTGGAGGACCTTGCTGAGGAGATAGAATGGATGTGATCTGATTCAACAGAACCAGTTCTACATCTTCGCAGTTCTTCTCCTGTGGAGGATAAAGCCTCTCGCTCTGTCGATGATGATTTTGGGGTATAGATTGTCTCTTGGGCTCGAATTGCCAGTTTGGACATATCTCCCGTACTCAGCTTTAGGCCAATTGTGCGGAGTAGACTCTGGATCTTGTCGTAGGGTTCTGCCTTGCTCTGTGGTTCTTCACTTGTTCTCTCATATGAAGACCGCATAGGCCTTGGTTGGCTATTTTCTCCTTCCAAAGGTAGACTTGTGGTGGGTTGCTCTTGAGCCAATCCCACAATACGAGAAAAACCCCTTCCATCTTGAAGTGCTCGCTCGTGAGGCAACAGGTCATCACTCATGTAAACcggttctgattttttttctgcatccgCCTTTTTATTAAGCATGTCAAGAAAGCGATCAAGGGGTGGTTTCTCAGCTGGAGGTGACTGGCGTGTTGTTGTCCTCAGTTTGGGAGAAGGGCTTCTAGGAGGCGGctcagagggagaaggaggTCTAAGAGGGGGTTGGGAAGATACATTTGCAACAGTATGTGGCAGGGCTGCTTGGTTGGTGGCAACAGGGCCTCTTTCAAGGTGAGAAGTTGAAGAACTATGAGGTTCAGGAGAATGGCTCTGTTTTATTGGGTGATACAGATCATCTGGTCGTCGGTCTGCATATGCTGGGTCAGAGTAGCGATCATCATAGGGTTCATCATAAACATCGTAACGATCGGTATAACGGGAGCTTGAAGGCGGAGGGCCACCATAGGGAGCTTCACCATAGAGACGAGTTTCAAAGGGCCGATCTCCATAAGGACGGTCACCATAAGGCCGATCAGAGTAGGGACGGCCAGTGTATGGTTCACCATAGCGGTCCCCATAACGTCGATCTGAGTAAGGATCATATGGCCCATCATAGTAACGATCATCATAAGGTTGAGGAGGACGATGGAGGTACTCAGGTTCCTCTGGTCTTTTCTTAAGGATGGATCGAACAGGTTTGTACTCAGTAAGTGGGACAGAGATCCTGCCATGGTCATAGTCTATGCAAGTCCTCTGTCCAGGGTCCAGGCCTCTTGGGTCTACATCAACAAGGGCCTTCTTGTAGGCTATCATCTCATTGAGCTCCTCTagctccctcttcttccttGCCAGCTCGTCATCCATTACGGCACGTCTGGGAGGAGGGCTcaactctcttctcctcttgtaAGTTTCTTCGCGTTCCTTGCTAAGTTTGCTCCTTTTCTTGCTGGACATGTCCctgcttctctccctgcttCTCTCCCTACTCCGACTGCGGCTTCTGCTGCGGCTCTTGCTGGAGCTTTTGCTTTTGCTGCTACTCCTGCTGCGGCTCTTAGTGTGGCTTTTAGTGTGTCTATTAGACTTCTCTCGGCTTCTGCTTCGTCTATATCTGCTGCTTTTACGTTCAATGCTGGAGCTGCGTCTCTTTTTGGTGATACGTCCAAAATGGTCTCTGCGTGGACTCCTGCTTCTACTCCTGACCCGACTCCTACTCGGACTCCTGCTCCTACTTCTGCTCCTGCTTCGACCATATCTATGTCGAGGGGTATTGTAATCTCTTCTGCCAATACTACTCTTGCTGTCTTGAGTTCGAAGGTTTTTCACCACCGCCTTCATCTTGTCTGCCTCTGGTTTTTCTTTCCTGAAAGGCAGACTTGAGTAAGATACAATGTTCACCTGACTGTGTTTTGAcaagataaacacaaaaaaaaaaatcaatactcACTCGGTTTCCTCTGAAGCTTTTGTCAGCTTAATGGTCATCTACCAAAGGAGACAAACACATTAGTTAAGTTAAATTATCACTACAAAAATCTTGTGACAAAATGCTCTATAATTTGAAACATTAACACAGCACTGATAACAGACACTTGTAAATGTGATACTGTGCTGAAACCACCGTGGCAGCATTGAATCAGCCTTGGATTAGACTCTTAAACCTTTATGTTAAGTGACActaattggtctggtagctagaGAGGGGCCAGTTCatttcctgagcactgccaaccCACACCATCTTCTTCTAACATGGGAAATCAtagaggaaagaaaaactgGGGATTTTTAAATCAAGTGTCAAGGCGGTAGGTAGGCAGATTTTCTGTTATTCTCAGTTGTGAGTATTCATTGTTAGGGATGGGTACCAAAATCCAACACGTCTGATAGCTACCGGGCCGAATATTCTGAGTACTTCTTACAGTACTGTTCACCaaatgtcagagaaaaaaatgctgaaCCTTGTCTGACTTCTCTGCTCAGTGAGCTGTCCCATATTACCCACTGGCATTAAGCAATGGACATTTCAAGCAACAGAAGCATTATTACATGGGCCTCTGAAAGAATAAACATCTAACGCTACACACTGATTGCAGCAGATAATAGTTAGGTTTGAGTGATGTTAAAACGTACCTTCACAGATCAGAcagtgatatatatatatatatatatatatatatccaatACTTCTTACCTTGCCTTTGTTTGCCCCGACACCGCCCAATTTCCTTACTGGAAGGAAAACGTTCTCAGTGAAACGTTTTATCCTGATGGCCTGGTTCCCTCCCTCCGCCGTTTCATGCTTTgagaaaaaagatgaaaaagacaCGTCTTA is part of the Labrus bergylta chromosome 10, fLabBer1.1, whole genome shotgun sequence genome and encodes:
- the si:dkeyp-121d4.3 gene encoding uncharacterized protein si:dkeyp-121d4.3 isoform X1; the protein is MGRGAGRGRPPVGPPGEDGPPPDMGPPGWGPPPPEGWGPPPPPGGWPPPPGEWGPPPAGGWGPTPPGGWGPPPPGGWGPHPPEEWDPRGPPPHGWGPRGPPPPGWGPHPDDWLPPPDWRPPHPDDWRPPHPDDWRRPHPDDWRPPHPEDWRPPHPDDWRPPHPDDWRPPHPEDWRPPPDGWRPPGWGPEGPPEPWGPEPLPPGPVPPGPVPPIPPPVGIPPPVGIPPPDPAAFGPMPVPPVPPPAIPPIGFPAYPPPGWTGEPVVEEPLPNPPPDQPEWIKALISAPGSESTPGDTKKSTEEPPVSAAVAEPASAIAPKPKPKKPKQPKPKPDTSKTSKALGLLGKRIFEKPPPGRSTGIISFIGPTFGYIEREDLEKFTFSFAAFFGNPKAMTPGVRVHFTACKEKNSLIATDVKVAPGGTENVDTEIYEAVVSQPIQEPQPGERQYPGQVHVNIGPLRTNLTFDRKDSTVTLLKDDQVLINLLTDIVSEKRRATNIKPKIPSTFEQTKEEREEGVILSLKDSEGVIKSEKHGELPFDIKENFSDVEFTAEDVNEEVEFTLITLKTGKRAIRIRRVKEPLLLTLCSATAAVAATPDDAGAQNSDSDSDSDSDDESSKPLKFKTTTKTDLAPNMKLDTELYEGIVSQTIIEPTPTLPGYPGQIHANIGPVRTNVTFDHRDCGVTLLKNDHVLINLLVDVVTRKRRAANIKPKIPFTFSYTKEIRELGIITFLGPEQGIVNSEEHGELPFDIWENFSETKFNSSDIHKEVEFTMAVVKSEKRAIRLLRTKRVEDKILEEQKRREEEEKRKKREEEERRRHEEEERRRREEEAMEREREAERKKKEEVAAALAAAKCKWTPLGFKIRHPDTLDDISKERFEGTVLKSISKNPHKVIKKEPEEGKQGNYDENGKTVPEQVKIKVEKMDESESEGKPEGEEKKIKEENEKENNDQSSDAGGGVKINPDMGRLVMTINGQQKQLPFGPDDMLSTATMMDGDKVRFNIATHQETKEERATFVEILPDSFEESIEQRRHGIVIEFMKDSGLIKCSQNPQLYFHMAEVIEKKRLELNEKVEFSVVPHETAEGGNQAIRIKRFTENVFLPVRKLGGVGANKGKMTIKLTKASEETEKEKPEADKMKAVVKNLRTQDSKSSIGRRDYNTPRHRYGRSRSRSRSRSPSRSRVRSRSRSPRRDHFGRITKKRRSSSIERKSSRYRRSRSREKSNRHTKSHTKSRSRSSSKSKSSSKSRSRSRSRSRERSRERSRDMSSKKRSKLSKEREETYKRRRELSPPPRRAVMDDELARKKRELEELNEMIAYKKALVDVDPRGLDPGQRTCIDYDHGRISVPLTEYKPVRSILKKRPEEPEYLHRPPQPYDDRYYDGPYDPYSDRRYGDRYGEPYTGRPYSDRPYGDRPYGDRPFETRLYGEAPYGGPPPSSSRYTDRYDVYDEPYDDRYSDPAYADRRPDDLYHPIKQSHSPEPHSSSTSHLERGPVATNQAALPHTVANVSSQPPLRPPSPSEPPPRSPSPKLRTTTRQSPPAEKPPLDRFLDMLNKKADAEKKSEPVYMSDDLLPHERALQDGRGFSRIVGLAQEQPTTSLPLEGENSQPRPMRSSYERTSEEPQSKAEPYDKIQSLLRTIGLKLSTGDMSKLAIRAQETIYTPKSSSTEREALSSTGEELRRCRTGSVESDHIHSISSARSSSLEPLSRHKAYSEYEGFLDQQELGALKKAQQMQSLTKTMGSTPIDSPQVKPPPGPPPPVNWSIRVTSPNPPAQSPIPPSMGTVAPPAADKPTLGPPPGPPPGPPPRRPGQPPPGPPPGPPPGPPPRRPGQPPGQPPPGPAPGPQPHHPPVQHPFSTLSSHSISSYISQSPAASLLSSSSASHPVTTALVTSPSSTPITSSSASEEKSTISTTVARCLKVIETVKSLALQPPAKPIKSVQFSLPTESPSASSPQTSAETDDDIKNKQKEKLDMYNQRILEKRDQQHKEMLARRREKNKDGTLISPGKPITTEPKNVWICGHSLVYWAESRAKSPEVGMQLGMDPSKVAIWWKGTQGMTWSQLLPQLHQLKVTWPNPDILIIHLGGNDLSTDSPTNLLASVKKDLTSMRSIFPQCVLVWSNVLPRRVWRHSADSHEVDLVRTTVNRRIQNVISELGGTSLTHDNIRCGTNTGLYRADGVHLSPKGIDVFNLNLQDLLEKWEMEVNSSSEKC